A genome region from Micromonospora inyonensis includes the following:
- a CDS encoding GNAT family N-acetyltransferase gives MQAQVIEGDGVRLRPYRDTDVADITAGCDDPLTQRFLPALPSPYTEATARWWVDEAAPAVWADGGMAYAVADPDSDRLLGAVGIDRLVPMRRQAEIGYWTAPWARGRGVATAAVRALTGHAFATGLVRLELFTHGENAASQRVALAAGYRHEGVRRAASPQRGGGRCDSIAWVRLADDPPGPAPRLLPDLPPDGLTDGVVALRPTGPDDVDLMYRLHTRPEVVANRVPPETPTRPEVERRCRMAASNWLVGTVADLVVVDVATGEAGGGLALRYDEPLIRQAMLGASMLPEWRGRGLLTRGVRLMVDWAFDTAGVARLWAGCRPENVAPQRVLEEAGFRREGIQRGRLPGPDGTRVDSVLYALLPTDRPDPPGRP, from the coding sequence ATGCAAGCACAGGTGATCGAGGGCGACGGGGTGCGGCTGCGGCCCTACCGGGACACCGACGTCGCCGACATAACCGCCGGCTGCGACGACCCGCTCACCCAGCGCTTCCTGCCTGCGCTGCCCAGCCCGTACACCGAGGCGACCGCCCGCTGGTGGGTCGACGAGGCCGCTCCGGCGGTCTGGGCCGACGGCGGGATGGCGTACGCCGTCGCCGATCCGGACTCCGACCGGCTCCTCGGCGCGGTGGGCATCGACCGGCTGGTGCCCATGCGCCGGCAGGCGGAGATCGGCTACTGGACGGCACCGTGGGCCCGGGGTCGGGGCGTGGCCACCGCCGCCGTCCGGGCGCTGACCGGGCACGCGTTCGCCACCGGCCTCGTCCGGCTGGAACTGTTCACCCACGGGGAGAACGCGGCCAGCCAGCGGGTCGCGCTGGCCGCCGGCTACCGGCACGAGGGGGTACGCCGGGCCGCCAGCCCACAGCGCGGCGGCGGGCGCTGCGACTCGATCGCCTGGGTACGTCTCGCCGACGACCCGCCCGGACCGGCGCCCCGGCTCCTGCCGGACCTCCCGCCCGACGGGCTCACCGACGGCGTGGTCGCCCTACGCCCGACCGGCCCGGACGACGTGGACCTGATGTACCGGTTGCACACCCGCCCCGAGGTGGTCGCCAACCGGGTTCCACCGGAGACCCCCACCCGGCCCGAGGTCGAGCGGCGGTGCCGGATGGCGGCGAGCAACTGGCTGGTCGGCACCGTGGCGGATCTGGTCGTGGTCGACGTGGCCACCGGCGAGGCGGGGGGCGGCCTCGCCCTGCGGTACGACGAACCGCTGATCCGTCAGGCCATGCTCGGCGCGAGCATGCTGCCCGAATGGCGCGGGCGTGGCCTGCTCACCCGAGGCGTGCGCCTGATGGTCGACTGGGCGTTCGACACGGCGGGTGTGGCCCGGCTGTGGGCCGGCTGCCGGCCGGAGAACGTGGCGCCGCAGCGGGTACTGGAGGAGGCCGGTTTCCGCCGGGAGGGGATCCAGCGTGGGCGCCTACCGGGCCCGGACGGCACCCGCGTCGACTCGGTGCTCTACGCCCTTCTTCCCACCGACCGTCCGGACCCGCCCGGCCGCCCCTGA
- a CDS encoding GNAT family N-acetyltransferase, with amino-acid sequence MEPVEIIEDGLLLRPWRPTDAGDVHRACQDPDIQRWTTVPRPYLPEHALNFVSDLAPKGWADGTSAAFAACDAGSGELLGSCGLVSINHALRSGEIGYWTAPWARGRNLAARATRAVARWAFDRLELRRIIWQAGLGNHASRLAALRAGFHVDGRLRLAAPPPEGPTDGWIGSLLPGEVPEPGAVGPAGPGTLVARRAAVFGRPHPELFATAGPVELRLRAMDERDLDAVVATCRDPETVRWTSVPDPYQRSDAEAYLAYHRSTWADGRAACFAVVDPDDAYVANVDLRISPVDPALGDVGFLTAPHARGRGYLPAALAAVSTWGFTTLGLARIEWRANVGNTASRRAAEKAGFRMEGVSRGAIVFRDTRVDAWVGALLAGDQAGQSI; translated from the coding sequence GTGGAGCCTGTGGAGATCATCGAGGACGGCCTGCTGTTGCGCCCGTGGCGCCCCACCGACGCCGGTGACGTGCACCGGGCCTGCCAGGACCCGGACATCCAGCGCTGGACCACGGTACCCCGGCCGTACCTGCCGGAGCACGCCCTGAACTTCGTGAGCGACCTCGCTCCGAAGGGCTGGGCCGACGGCACCTCGGCGGCCTTCGCCGCCTGCGACGCCGGCAGCGGCGAGCTGCTCGGTTCCTGCGGGCTGGTCAGCATCAACCACGCCCTGCGCTCGGGCGAGATCGGGTACTGGACCGCCCCGTGGGCCCGGGGGCGCAACCTCGCCGCGCGGGCGACCCGGGCGGTGGCCCGGTGGGCGTTCGACCGGCTGGAGCTGCGCCGGATCATCTGGCAGGCCGGGCTGGGCAACCACGCCTCCCGGCTGGCGGCGCTGCGCGCCGGCTTCCACGTCGACGGCCGGCTCCGGCTGGCCGCGCCACCGCCGGAGGGCCCCACGGACGGCTGGATCGGCTCGCTGCTGCCCGGCGAGGTGCCCGAGCCGGGCGCGGTCGGCCCGGCCGGACCGGGCACCCTGGTGGCCCGCCGTGCGGCGGTCTTCGGTCGTCCGCACCCCGAACTGTTCGCCACCGCCGGCCCGGTCGAGCTACGGCTACGCGCGATGGACGAGCGGGACCTGGACGCCGTCGTGGCCACCTGCCGGGATCCGGAGACCGTGCGCTGGACCAGCGTGCCCGACCCGTACCAGCGCTCGGACGCCGAGGCGTACCTCGCCTACCACCGGTCGACCTGGGCGGACGGGCGGGCCGCCTGCTTCGCCGTCGTCGACCCCGACGACGCGTACGTGGCCAACGTCGACCTGCGCATCTCACCGGTGGACCCGGCCCTGGGCGACGTCGGCTTCCTGACCGCACCGCACGCACGCGGTCGGGGCTACCTGCCGGCCGCGCTGGCCGCGGTGTCCACCTGGGGGTTCACCACCCTCGGCCTGGCCCGGATCGAGTGGCGGGCCAACGTCGGCAACACCGCCTCGCGGCGGGCCGCCGAGAAGGCCGGCTTCCGGATGGAGGGCGTCTCCCGGGGGGCCATCGTGTTCCGCGACACGCGCGTCGACGCCTGGGTGGGCGCGCTGCTCGCCGGGGACCAGGCCGGACAGTCGATCTGA